The genomic interval GGAGGCTTTTACTCCCAGCTCGCTCGCGAGCTCGCGTTGCGTGAGACCGAGAGCAAAACGCTGACCTTTGATTGAAGACCCAAACGTGACATCGCTCGAAGTTCTTTTTCGCATATAGGCAACAGTTTGAAGGAGATCACAATTCAGTATGGTCAAGTACGCGAAAATGCGCCAGCACTCTCAGTCATTTTTTCCGCCTAATTGGTAATAGATGGTACGGTCTTCAGATCTCAGGGTGCTGATCCCAACTTCCGTGATGTCAACCCGCGCATCCTATGCCTAACGTGGCCATCCCCCGATGAAGGATGAATCAATGTGCGGCAATAGGTTTCGAATACTGTCCGGTAGGTGAGCTATTGGTCAGCTTGCTCACCGGTGGTTAACCCATCAGCGCTGGCTGCTTTCGGGCTGAACCCAGTTTGTCCTAGGCACCGCAGCGCCCAGCCCGGCGGGGAGCGCACAGCGGCGGCGCGCAAGTCGTTCTGACCTTCAGTGCGTCAACAGCATATAAGCGGTTCCCCCCACCAACACGAGTACGCCAGGATTGATGTGTCGCCAGAGCAGGATGGCCGTGACCACGGTGGCGATCCCGATCGCGACAAAATCCGGGGATCCGTCGGTCACATGCACTAGGCTCAACCTCGCGATCGCCCACGTTCCGGCGAACATCAGCCCTATCGCGACTGGAGCGAGACCTTGCTGCACCGATTGACGCCACGGCGATCCGGAGAAATGAACCCAGAGTCGATTGGCCGCGAGCGTCAGGGCGCAATCCGGCAGAAAGAAGGCGACTCCCACCACCACCGCGCCCAAAGCCCCTGCCAGACGATAGCCGATGAGCAGCACCATGAGCATGTTGGGGCCCGGCGCGACCTGCCCGATACTGTAGATGTCGCGGAACTGCTTGTCGGTAAGATTGAACCAATGCACCGTGGCGTGCTGCATTTCGGGCAGGACTGCGGTACCCCCGCCCACTGCGAGAACCGAGAGCATCATGAAAACGAGCCCGAGTTTTAGTAGCTGCCAATTCATCCGAATCTCTTAACGCCGATACTGGTTATGCCGAGGCCCGCGATGGAAGGGCAGCTGCTCGGGTGCTGCCTCGCGTGCGGGATGTGGACGGTAAAGCCAAATCGACACGGTCCCAATGCCTATCAGTACGTAGGCGAGCGAGATCTTCAAAATACTCACCGCCACGAACGTCACCACCACAATCAGTAGGTCGGGCAGCTTCACCAGCTGCAGCCTTCCCAGTTGCAACGACACGACCAGCAGAAGGCCCACCGCGGCTGACGCGATTCCCAAGAGAAAATGACTGACTAGGGGATTGTGCCTGCTCTCTGTCCATAGGATGCCAAGCACCATCACGAACACCGCTCCGGGAAGCATCAGTCCCACTACCGCGGTGGCGGCGCCCGGCACACCACGCAGGTCATCTCCGGTAATCACTGCGATATTGACAGAGTTGAGGCCCGGTAGGGTTTCGCTGATCTCGAGCGCGCTCATAAACTCCTCGTCGCTGAGCCAATGCGAGGCCCGGACCAAGTATTCCCGCAAGTAGGCGACCACGCCGCCCCCAAAGCTGACCGCACCCGCCATCAGAAAGACTTTGAAAATTTCGCCGAGTGCGACCCGTGCCGCGACCGGCGGAATACCTACGGGGTCAGGTGTTGGTGTTACCGATTCCATAACTAAGGGTGGGTTCCATAACGCCGAAAGCGCGATTGCGTCTGAGGCCCCGCGCGCGAAAACCACATAACCCGATTC from Candidatus Binataceae bacterium carries:
- a CDS encoding chromate transporter is translated as MESVTPTPDPVGIPPVAARVALGEIFKVFLMAGAVSFGGGVVAYLREYLVRASHWLSDEEFMSALEISETLPGLNSVNIAVITGDDLRGVPGAATAVVGLMLPGAVFVMVLGILWTESRHNPLVSHFLLGIASAAVGLLLVVSLQLGRLQLVKLPDLLIVVVTFVAVSILKISLAYVLIGIGTVSIWLYRPHPAREAAPEQLPFHRGPRHNQYRR
- a CDS encoding chromate transporter, which encodes MNWQLLKLGLVFMMLSVLAVGGGTAVLPEMQHATVHWFNLTDKQFRDIYSIGQVAPGPNMLMVLLIGYRLAGALGAVVVGVAFFLPDCALTLAANRLWVHFSGSPWRQSVQQGLAPVAIGLMFAGTWAIARLSLVHVTDGSPDFVAIGIATVVTAILLWRHINPGVLVLVGGTAYMLLTH